The Sphingomonas sinipercae genome contains a region encoding:
- a CDS encoding SdpI family protein → MSRKIMIWASLAVIGGLLLVAFVVGSGLPGDMQLPTHWGLDGKPDSFSGKWTALLTPPAIAAGVSLLFILLPAIEPRRKGLERSEGLYVAGWAGVLLISALIELAVVAAARGWNLSAATLILGGVGALFVLLGNQLSKSRSTYTVGIRTPWTLASEEVWIKTHRLGGKLFVAGGLVMLIAALADVPASLVGTLVISVTAVVAVIPVAYSYWVWRAEVEGRNEG, encoded by the coding sequence ATGAGCAGGAAGATCATGATTTGGGCGTCGTTGGCCGTCATCGGCGGCTTGCTGCTTGTCGCATTCGTCGTCGGTTCCGGTCTGCCGGGCGACATGCAACTGCCCACCCATTGGGGGCTGGACGGAAAGCCCGACAGCTTCTCGGGCAAATGGACGGCGCTGCTCACGCCGCCGGCGATCGCAGCGGGCGTGTCGCTGCTCTTCATCTTGCTGCCGGCAATCGAACCGCGCCGGAAGGGGCTGGAGCGCAGCGAAGGGCTCTACGTTGCCGGTTGGGCCGGAGTGCTGTTGATCAGCGCCCTCATCGAATTGGCGGTCGTTGCGGCGGCGCGGGGCTGGAACCTGTCGGCTGCAACCTTGATCCTGGGCGGGGTCGGGGCGCTGTTCGTGCTGTTGGGCAACCAATTGTCGAAGTCCCGAAGCACCTACACGGTCGGGATCAGGACGCCGTGGACGCTGGCCAGCGAGGAGGTGTGGATCAAGACCCATCGCCTTGGCGGAAAGCTGTTCGTCGCCGGCGGGCTCGTCATGCTGATCGCCGCCTTGGCCGATGTTCCTGCGTCGTTGGTTGGCACCCTCGTCATCTCCGTGACTGCCGTGGTCGCGGTCATTCCGGTGGCTTACAGTTACTGGGTCTGGCGGGCCGAAGTCGAAGGGCGGAACGAAGGGTAA
- a CDS encoding Bax inhibitor-1/YccA family protein — protein MQNQFDPRTTGVGPAATVGVPRAARDAGLRSYMLSVYNYMASGVLLTGLVALLFASSGLAEQVLNTPLRWLIMLAPLGFVMAMSFGLNRMTTGTLRTLFWAFAVTMGLSLSSIFLVYTGMSIAQTFFAVSAGFAGLSLYGYTTKRDLSGFGTFLIMGVIGLLVAMVINMFLQSPAMMMAISAIGVLLFAGLTAYDTQKIKSMYAHVAGTDMMGKVVIMGALNLYLDFINMFTFLLSFMGDRR, from the coding sequence ATGCAGAACCAGTTCGACCCGCGCACGACAGGCGTAGGCCCAGCCGCGACGGTTGGGGTCCCGCGCGCCGCCCGCGATGCGGGCCTTCGGTCCTACATGCTGTCGGTTTACAACTACATGGCGTCAGGCGTGCTGCTGACCGGCCTCGTGGCGCTTCTGTTCGCTTCGTCCGGGTTGGCGGAGCAAGTACTCAACACGCCGCTGCGCTGGCTGATCATGCTTGCGCCGCTTGGCTTCGTGATGGCGATGAGCTTCGGCCTCAATCGCATGACCACCGGGACGCTGCGGACCTTGTTCTGGGCATTTGCGGTGACCATGGGCCTGTCGCTGTCGTCGATCTTCCTGGTCTACACCGGGATGTCGATCGCGCAGACCTTCTTCGCGGTTTCCGCCGGGTTCGCCGGTCTTAGCCTCTACGGCTACACGACCAAGCGCGACCTGAGCGGGTTCGGTACGTTCCTGATCATGGGCGTGATCGGCCTGCTGGTGGCGATGGTCATCAACATGTTCCTGCAATCGCCGGCGATGATGATGGCGATCAGCGCGATCGGTGTCCTGCTGTTCGCTGGCCTGACCGCTTACGACACGCAGAAGATCAAGAGCATGTACGCCCACGTCGCGGGCACGGACATGATGGGCAAGGTCGTGATCATGGGGGCGCTGAACCTCTACCTCGACTTCATCAACATGTTCACGTTCCTGCTCAGCTTTATGGGCGACCGCCGGTAG